The following coding sequences are from one Musa acuminata AAA Group cultivar baxijiao chromosome BXJ2-4, Cavendish_Baxijiao_AAA, whole genome shotgun sequence window:
- the LOC135609096 gene encoding homeobox-leucine zipper protein HAT4-like → MLTEKEDLALSLSLSSSTNHFDHSSPSRPLPSSCVQKPRWSHLLFAPSEDRPTLDVWRGAGEAQPVLRMIDVNWASSAAAAAGRDSEEEADASSPDSATSSVGGKRAERDKKHEAERPCSRGAASDEEDGDLVSRKKLRLSKDQSAILEESFKENSTLNPKQKLALAKQLNLRPRQVEVWFQNRRARTKLKQTEVDCGFLKRCCENLTEENRRLQKEVQELRALKLSPHFYTQMTPPTTLIMCPSCERASKSSTATSSTNAPLPEHHQFLPHHRQVSAPWAPISLRPSFLDAPPQRS, encoded by the exons ATGTTGACGGAAAAGGAGGATCTGGCACTAAGCCTCAGCCTGAGCTCCTCCACCAATCACTTTGATCATTCATCTCCTTCGCGACCACTGCCATCGTCTTGTGTTCAGAAGCCGCGGTGGAGCCATCTCCTCTTCGCCCCTTCGG AAGATAGACCGACGCTTGATGTGTGGCGAGGAGCAGGAGAGGCGCAGCCTGTGTTGCGAATGATCGACGTGAACTGGGCGTCGTCTGCGGCTGCGGCAGCAGGGAGGGACAGCGAGGAGGAGGCAGACGCGTCCTCCCCCGACAGCGCCACCTCCAGCGTGGGCGGCAAGAGGGCCGAGCGCGACAAGAAGCATGAGGCGGAGCGACCCTGTTCCCGCGGCGCCGCCAGCGACGAAGAGGACGGCGACCTGGTCTCCCGCAAGAAGCTCCGCCTCTCCAAGGACCAGTCCGCCATCCTCGAGGAGAGCTTCAAGGAGAACAGCACCCTTAATCct AAGCAAAAGCTGGCATTGGCGAAACAGCTCAACCTGAGGCCAAGGCAGGTGGAAGTCTGGTTCCAAAACAGAAGAGCAAG GACGAAGCTGAAGCAGACGGAGGTGGACTGCGGGTTCCTCAAGCGCTGCTGCGAGAACCTCACGGAAGAGAACCGAAGGCTTCAGAAGGAAGTCCAGGAACTGAGAGCCCTGAAGCTGTCGCCCCATTTCTACACGCAGATGACGCCTCCCACAACCCTCATCATGTGTCCTTCCTGTGAGCGTGCCTCCAAGTCCTCCACCGCCACCTCGTCGACCAACGCACCACTGCCGGAGCACCACCAGTTCCTCCCACACCACCGTCAGGTCTCTGCACCGTGGGCGCCCATCTCGCTTCGTCCGTCCTTCCTCGATGCCCCTCCGCAGCGATCGTAG
- the LOC135608738 gene encoding probable transcription factor MYB58, giving the protein MQGAKPATSSSNGSVGSSSSRSSGRRSSRRDEGGMAIRKGTWMAEEDEILMEYVRKHGPRDWSSIRSKGLLARTGKSCRLRWVNKLKPDLKTGCKFSPEEERIVLDLQAKFGNKWARIATYLPGRTDNDVKNFWSTRQKRLARISRSSLPPRSSKNDKELPAVSSYEAPPNMEVSLRYITSLISRRKPWRCLTSPLL; this is encoded by the exons ATGCAAGGGGCCAAGCCCGCGACCAGCAGCAGCAATGGGAGCGTGGGTAGCAGCAGTAGCCGAAGCAGCGGTAGGCGAAGCAGCAGACGGGATGAAGGAGGGATGGCGATCAGGAAAGGAACGTGGATGGCCGAGGAGGACGAGATCCTGATGGAGTACGTCCGGAAGCACGGTCCCCGCGACTGGAGCTCCATTCGATCCAAAGGCCTCCTCGCCCGCACCGGCAAGTCCTGCCGCCTCCGCTgggtcaacaaactcaagcccgaCCTTAAAAC CGGGTGCAAGTTCTCGCCGGAGGAGGAGAGGATAGTGCTGGATCTGCAAGCCAAGTTCGGGAACAAGTGGGCGAGGATCGCGACGTACCTGCCGGGGCGGACGGACAACGACGTGAAGAACTTCTGGAGCACGCGgcagaagaggctggctaggatcTCGCGCTCGTCTCTCCCACCCAGATCAAGCAAGAACGATAAGGAGTTACCTGCTGTCTCTTCATATGAAGCACCGCCCAACATGGAAGTAAGTCTGCGTTACATCACCAGCCTGATCTCACGTAGGAAACCATGGCGATGTCTTACTTCACCTCTCCTGTAA